The sequence CTGTATATCTCCTTAGTGTAGAGACAGGATAACTGAGGGTGAGTGGGCATCGAGAACTTCTGGTGTTCATGCGTTTCACTCACAGATCTCATGACTACACTCAAAACACAGTGCTTGGTTATGTGGCCACAAAGATGAGCAAGACCAATTGACCCAACTCTCCAAAAgtctccagcctggtggcagagacTGGCCAGAAACTTGCAAGAATCAGTCAGGGCTGCATGGGCTGTGGTAGGGAAAGGCACATGGTAGACTATGGGAGTCCAGGAGGAACAATCAAGGCACAGCCGGGCCTTGGTTGGGAACGAGGCACTCTCTGGAACAGGAAGGCTGTACTGAGAGCCAAGGGTGAGGGGGATGTGGTTCAGTAAGGTAAGAAGCCAAGAGCATTCAAGGGATTTATTCACAAGGTGGGAGGGTGACCTTGCAATAGCAGATTCAGGGGTAGATGGGAAGAAGTGATAGTAGTTAGATATTAAATCTGGACAATTCTTTCAAGAAGCTAGGCTTTAAGAAGGAAAGCCATTATATAAGAAACAGAAGTAATAAGTGTGAAATTAAGGTaagttctctccttttctttccttcttcctctcattctttcattttgcttttaagatGGGACAGttttgaatcttttaaaattctaatgggagccgggcatggtggctcatgcctgtaatcccagcactttgggaagccgaggcgagcagatcacttgaggtcgggagttcgagaccagcctgaccaacatggagaaaccccgtctctactaaaaaatataaaattatccgggcgtggtggtgcatgcctctaatcccagctagtcgggaggctgaggcaggagaatcacttgaacctgggaggcggaggttgcggtgagccgagattgtgccattgcactgcagcctgggcaacaagagcaaaactccatctcaaaaataaataaataaataaataaataaacaaataataaaattctaatCGGAAGGTTTCACTAGAGAGGGAAGAGATTGAAGATGTGGTATAAAGATAAAGGTAAATTAATGAAATAGCTCCTGAGGAGATGGAGAGATCTAGAGCTCCCCATCAGGCACTTCTGagacccacccacccacctcacCATCCATCCACCTCATCCATtaacccatccacccatccatctacccacccacctacctcgcccatccacccacctcacccatccatccatccatccacccatccatctacccacccactccatccatccatccatccatccatccatccatccacccacccaccccatccacccatccatccactcatccatccatctatctacccacCCTCCCATTcacttcatccatccatccatccatccatccatccatccatccatccacccacctatccatccatgtACCTACACAGCCATTCACCTCATCCATCCACCCGTCCACCCACTCATCATTTCATCTGCCCATCCATCTATTCACCTACCTCACCCATCCATCTGCTcacctcatccatccatccactcatccatctacccaccaaCCTACCTCACCCATCAATCcatctcatccatccatccatccatccatccatccatccatccaatccatccatccatccatccatctatccatccatctacctacctgCACATTCACCTcaccatccatccgtccatccacccacccactcatctttttatctacccatccatctacccacccacccacctcacccatccacccacttcatccatccatgcatccatccatccatccacccatccatctacccacacACCTACCTCACCCAACCATCTACTCacctcacccatccatccatctacccacttaCCCACCCACCTCACCCATCAACCCAGTtcatcattcatccatccatccatccatcatccatccatgcatccacacATCTATCcatgcatctatctatctatctatctatctatctatctatctactcacccacccatccattcacccacccacgcATCCAACCATCCATATAACCAATCACCCACttcacctacccacccacctcatccatccactcatccatccatccatccatccatctgcctcATCTATCCGtccaatcatccatccatccattcatccatccacacacccatccatccatctacccactcacctcaactatccattcatccattcacccattcacccatccatctacccacccacaaACCCacatcacccatccatccatccatccgtccatccatccacccacccacccaaccatccacctcacccatccatctatccactcatccatccatccatccattcatccatccacacacccatccatccatctacccactcacctcaactatccattcatccattcacccattcacccatccatctacccacccacacacccacatcacccacccatccatccatccatccatccatccgtccgtccatccatccatccacccacccacccatccacctcacccatccatctatccactcatccatccatccatccatccatccatccatccatctctcatTACTAGACACACACCATGTGCTACACACAGGGTATGGGGAAACACAGTGAAACAAAGACTAAGTTCCTGGCCTCAGTGAGCTGACATCTACAAGGTGAGACAGATATACCTAGGTAATAAAAAGAGCtgctaagtaaaagaaagaaagcagggctAGGGGATGAACAGGGAAGATTGTTAAGATGGTCAAGACAGGGCTCTGTGAGGAAGTGGCATTGCAGCAGAGACTGGATGAAGTGAGAAAATGAGGCCCAGGAGGGTCTGGGGAAAGGGCTTCTGGACAGAGGCAGCAGCAAGTGCACAGGCATGGAGGAGGCACATGAGCCAGAGGCTGTGGCtccagcagcaagagagaagggagaTGATAGGACATGTGGGTGGAGAGAGGGAAATGGCCCACTGGGTCCACTTCAGAACCCTCTGGGGGGTTGTGAGCATGGGAGGGGCCTGAcagcatttgcattttaaacataCTGGACATTGTTGAGAAAAGTCAGTAGGGGATGACAGTGGAAGCCAGAAAGCTAACAATCTAGGCTAGGTAACATATAACAGTGGCTTAACTTAGAGTGGTGGCAAACAGATGTGAGGAGAAGAGGCTATATTCAAGGACATATTTTGGAGGTGTAGCTAACAGTgttaaaagagagaaattaaagatggCCCCTAGGTTTTGACTGAACAACTGGGCGTATGTGGTTGCCACTTATTGAGATAGGGAAGACTGGGGGATGGGTGAGTTTTGGGGAAAAGTCAAAAATGTGTTGAGGAGATCTAAGTGGACATGTTGAGTAGGCGGCAGGAGACACATGCTAGGGCTGGGAAGAGTGATACTGTTTCTATATCACATCACACTGCCTGCCTCAATCTTCCAGGGATGCCTCATCACCTTCAAGACTAAATCTGAGCTCCAAGCTCCACAAGCTGTGCTTCTGCAGCCTCATCACCAGCCTCAGAGCACACCAAAACCTCGTCCAGTGCAGATGCATTTGCATCTCTTgctccatctctttctttctctctctctatctctctctgtctctcttttgtgCATACATCACCCATTGCTCAGATTATTTTTCCCCATCTGACCTGGCTATTTTGTCCTTTGAAAACCAGTTACTCTGATAAGCTTCCTGCCCTACCAGTCATTTACCAGTCCTCCCATACAGCTGTTTAGATGACCTCTTCTCAAGTTCCACAACACTCTACACATATCTCTATGACTCTGGCACCAGGGTACCCAGGGTATTCCACTAATAAGTGAGTAAACTTGGACAAGGTGCCTAAACTCTccaagccttggtttcctcatctggaaaatgaggctAATATTACtacctacttcacagggttgttatggggattaaatgaggCAATATGAGGCTTAGTGTTTACAACGTTGCTGGCATTGATGAAGAACATACAAGTAATTAAGTATCATTATAATAATATGTATCATACtcttgtgtaattattttcactgGAAAATATGAGCCCTTGAGTAAAATCACTGAGCCTTTCATCTGTGCTTCTGGCACACATTAAACCTCATTAATTGTTTCTGAcatgaatgagttaatgaatgaaaCACAGCACTGGGTCACACTAGTACCATGAAATGAATCAGCAGGTTATTCAGTGGGctttctgtatttaaaatgtattctttcttGGTGGACAGGATTTGTCTGATCCACTACCCATTAAATCAAGAAGTCCTGGGTTGTTCTACATTCTACTTTGATTACCGTTCAGGGAAAGTCATATCAATACCTTTGGATCAGGAAGACATGGCCCAAAGGCCTCCAGTAGAAGAGTGTCTTCTCTCACAGCCAGTTCATAGTCTGCAAAAGACAGCTTCCCATCATGGTCATGATCCTAGGGGAATGAGAAACATGTTAGGCAACACGTAAAATGATTACTGCAAATACATGCTCTTTTCATAGTCaagtgttaatttaaaaaaatgtgctaggctggggatggtggctcaggcctgtaatcatagcactttgggaggctaaggcggggtgattccttgaggccagaagtttgagaccatcctgggcaacatagtgagacctcatctctattaaaaaaaaaaattagctgggcatggtggtgtgcgcctgtagtcccagatacttgggaggctgaggcaggagaattgcttgagcccaagagtttgatgatgcagtgagctgtgatcatgctactgcactctagtctgggagacagagcgagaccctgtctcaaaaaaaaataaaaagtgctagAAAAATAAGAGGTTAGGTGGTGAAACTGAAAAGAACTATTAATATGTTGAGGAGCAtaatttatgtgttttatttaagCAAGCAGGGaactgaaaattataataatttgaatTCTTATTTCTAGCCCATATCTGGCccacaaattttaataaaaaacttgACATTACCCATATTTACCATTTTCTTCAGTGTTATTTCAACCAAATCTTTAATTCCTTCATCAGGGTCTTCCTCAGATGGCTGTTTGAGAAGGCTGTTCTTCAACATGTGAAACATTTCCTCCTTTGAAATGAATCCGTCACCATTCAAATCAAACACTTCAAAGcaatctttttaagaaaataacaaatcatGAATTTGATGCTATCAGTAAGGTAATATTTTATCTGATAAACTTTTCAGGGCCAAGTTCTATCTTGATGCTGTACCCACAGGTCTTAGTGCAGCCTGATTTGCATTGTAAGTGTCAATGTATACTAGGATATATACAATAATCCTTAGAAAATATTTCCTGATTCTCGATTATGAAAAAGCATACCAAGGAACAGTAACTTGAATATCTTCACCATGAAACTCTTGGAAAACTAATTGAAATATGGCTCATAAGCAGAGTTCATCAGAATTAATTGAGAGTTAATTAAGAATAAGAACACTTGAATCAATATTCTCTAGTTTTATGGTTACAATTCAAGTAATGAAATCTGTCAAATgcttaatatataaatgtatatgtacataattAGCATATGTAGTAATGCCTATGGAGTCTTCCTTCACATAAATTACTCCTCAGAATcacttgagttttctttttattaactttctttcatattttattgacTTGAATTCATTCCATAAAATAGGCTAGTGGGATTCAAACCAACTAACCAGCCAACCAACAAACCCACTTTACTGCCTTGGTTGAAAGACACTGATTTAAGTGCTTTAGATGTTATTCATAATGTACGAACCAATAGGACAACCTGCAAtcttacatttcattttttcttccaaaGATCCTCGAAGAAACAGTGATAATCCATGAATCCACTCCAATACATTTACACAGCCATCATTATCTTTATCAAAACCTCGGAATACTAAAGGGAGAGAGGTTAAATGGAACACCTGTCCTGCATGATAACTCTCAGTAAAGTATCTACATTGGCATCActcacttttaaaattaagagaACACTTCAGCTTGTGAAGTCCAATATTCTCATTTGACGAAAGAGGAAACTAAGACATCATAATATCATGAAACTCTCTTATTaaacattcaatttttaaaatgtttttgtgggAACAAATACAATTCTCAGTGTCTAAGTATATTaatcattatttaataataaatatgttgCTATAAAATATGTTGGTCATATTAGATAAATATacgaatataaataaaatacttaatagtTTTGTTACTCAAGTCATTACTTGATGCATAGAATTATATCTTGTCACTGAAATATCTTCTATGATGTAAAGAATGTAAATGTCCTTTTAAAACTAttctatttattatgtttattaagtGGAAATCGAAATGTTTTAGGTTTTCTGATATAAGGTAAGAGAAAGATAGTTAGTCAACATGACTTTGTCTtcttaaatacacaaaataaagccAATATTACCTCCTTTTCTATGATCTTCTcaaaattaaatttgtatattCCAATGACACTGGGAATGCAAAACACTAAGCTTCCTACCAAGAGGATGTCCAAGCAccaaacccttttttttttcagttatggCTGGATTTGGCTAATTTGAATCTTGTGTGTCTCTTACCTCTGTccataatcatgtcatctgtcaTTCCAAATGTCACATGCAGGATGTTTCGAAATGCATTACGATCCAGTCCAACAACCAGACCTTGCCTCTCTACTCCTCCCACCAAGTCATAAAAAAGCTTTATAAGACAGTTCACTTCAAATTTattaactgaaataataaaatagatataacAAAAATGAACCCTTAATCTTTAAGTTCTAACTTAAATTTTGCAATAAGTTTACAGACAAACAACGTCAAAGACATCAAATAGGTAATTGTCAATAGAAGACTCTCCTGTTTTGAGATTCATGAACCCTTAActtaatagaaattaaaaaagcaGCATACCCTCCAAACAGGAATTCCCATGTTTAGGGAAAAAATACGATAGTATTAGCCAAGTTACTAGAATAATGATGGTGGTGTCGGATTCTAAACTCTACAAGGCTAGTAGAAATATGTCTCAAAATAAGAATGGTAAGACTAAAGAATGGTAACTTTTTCTCGGTATTTTTACCATGGCATTTACGAGATTTACAACTTCTTTTCCCTGGAAATAGATGTCAGGTTCATGAGAATTAGGTAacaattttcatttcagtttagCCTTCATTAATTCATAAGCCAGATTTTGGAAACTAGAGTCACCAGTTTTCCAATAAAAAAGCTTTAAAGCATATTTTAGCACCCAATATGGCTCTTCTTGAGGATTACGTAAAAATTAACATGCAACTATTCAGTAATAGTTTGGAGgaaggaaatttttatttaaaggatATACACACAAACAGATACTTGCTCATACACATTATTGTATAAAGGACCATGGTTATAAATACCGAGTTAATTATTTGTGTTCCAATCCCCATTTGAGAATGTAGGTGGAAGGGTTATTGCCTGGTCTTGATAATATAAAAGCTCAAATACCAAGTATGGGCGGAAGTTGgggaaaatttattttgaaaccaGTCAAAACTGTGATTGAGCATTTTAACAAACAAGGACAAAACCTGTGTGTGTATAACAGAAGACAGCATCTAGGAATGGAAAAATCACACCTCATCCTAGAGGTCAGTACAGGCATTTGTGGGATTTCTGGTTTGGAAAACCACATTTAAAGAGAAACACTAAAAAGTCTGGGAAAAAAGATTCAGCAAATAAATAGTAGGAAACAATAAATGGTTATGATTTCAAAAACAGCTGttagtcactatggaaaacagtatgatagctcctcataaaaattaaacacaattaTTGCGTGATCCAGGAATTCTACTTCTATTTACATACTcagaagaactgaaagcaggaacCTGTACAACAATGTTCATAGTGTCATCATTCACAACAGTCAAAAGACAGATGCAAGAGTCCATCAATGGAGGAATGGATAgacaaaatgtggtgtattcatacaatgaaatatcattcagccttaaaaaggaagaaaattctgacacatagaTGAACATTTATGGATATTGCACTTAgtcaaataagccagacacaaaaggacacatattgtatgattcctctTATATAAGGTGCTTAGTCAGATTTatagagacaaagtagaatgATAGTTGCCAGGGACTAGGATGAGGAGGGAATGGTGAGTTAACATTTAATGGGTAGAGTTTCCACTGGGGACAATGAACAAGTTACGGAGGTGGATGGTGGTGTTGGAAGCagaacagtgtgaatgtacttaatgccatgaAATTaagcacttaaaatggttaaaatagtaaatttcatgttatatgtaaccacatacacacacacacaaacctccTAAAAAGCAAGAGCTGTTAGTGGTTGAGGAAGAAAAGCCTGCATGAAGAATGATGTACTCTGTTCATGTACATAAAATGGTAGCAGAGGGGATGTTGGTTAGCCATTTTTCCATCTcagctgaaataaaaatttttaaaaactagtttaATTTATTACCCAAAGGATCAAAGGTTAGCCATAAGAAAACTTTTATTGctaaacatttcttaaattctAGAATACAATActaaatgaaacaagaaaattcAAGAATAGGTTTTCATCTTGGAATGCTGTAAATGTGTCCTGCAGAACACATCTGTAGAACAGTGCATGAACTAGATGCTGTCTTAAGATCTTTCACTCTTCTTTGATTCTACAAAATTTATCCATTGAATCTTCATAGCTTTATTGTCttgcaactaaaacaaaatttaactttAGGGGAAAGTTCTTCcgttaaagaaaatttaaaattattataatgtcCATGACGTATAACTATTTCTATAGACTTTAACTAATAATCATCTAAGTTTGTAAGACTCATTGAAAattttttagtaaagaaaaaaatcaagagcaGACTTTTTCCTGCCATATTTTTActtacctttaaaaatatacactcaCCTTTTGATTGTTCACAGAATGATTGTCTGCAATGCATTCAAACTT comes from Pan troglodytes isolate AG18354 chromosome 7, NHGRI_mPanTro3-v2.0_pri, whole genome shotgun sequence and encodes:
- the CLXN gene encoding calaxin isoform X1, coding for MNRKKLQKLTDTLTKNCKHFNKFEVNCLIKLFYDLVGGVERQGLVVGLDRNAFRNILHVTFGMTDDMIMDRVFRGFDKDNDGCVNVLEWIHGLSLFLRGSLEEKMKYCFEVFDLNGDGFISKEEMFHMLKNSLLKQPSEEDPDEGIKDLVEITLKKMDHDHDGKLSFADYELAVREDTLLLEAFGPCLPDPKSQMEFEAQVFKDPNEFNDM
- the CLXN gene encoding calaxin isoform X2; this encodes MNRKKLQKLTDTLTKNCKHLFRGFDKDNDGCVNVLEWIHGLSLFLRGSLEEKMKYCFEVFDLNGDGFISKEEMFHMLKNSLLKQPSEEDPDEGIKDLVEITLKKMDHDHDGKLSFADYELAVREDTLLLEAFGPCLPDPKSQMEFEAQVFKDPNEFNDM